A region of the Polynucleobacter sp. MWH-Braz-FAM2G genome:
CAAATCCAGCCTTATCACGATAGATATGCAAGATACCTTCGCGCTTTAAATCAAAATCGATGCCCTCTTGCTTTGCCCAAGAAAATAAATGCTTTCTGGCTTCAATTGCCATGTGTGCAGTCTGAACGGTATTACTCTTGTAATTTGGAATGGATGCAATGAACTCTGCGAACCATGAAATCTTATGCCAGTCGGGCTTTAAGTTAATTAACAAAGGGGCATCTTTTTTAAATACCCACTTCATGCCCTTCATGATTGTTGACCAGTGATTCCAGACCTCTGCATTTGATGCAGAAAGCTGACCACCATTGGCAAAGGATGTTTCCATACCTGCATAACGATGACGCTCGATAAGAGTGACATCGTAGCCACGCTTTGCCAAAACATAAGCTGTCGTTACACCAGTGATGCCACCACCAATAATTACAAATGATTTCATATTGAGATCCTAAAACGTCAAGGGTTTCCCATTGCAAATGCACAAGGGGCCCCCTCTGTTCTGGACCTGAGAGATTCATAAGCTGAGAAGCTTACTTGCTCCTTCGGTGTTATTAAGCGACGAAGTCTCAATAACTCTTCAGAGTGTAAAAATCATTTCGGTTCTTTTGCCTGAGAGTTTCCGGGGCGGTTGCTCCTTCGGCGCTGTAAAAACAGTCTCTCCCGAGAATGATTAAGCAAATCTTAACACTAAACCTTCAAACCTTTAAGTACTGCCGAACTAATTCGCACCAGAATGTAGCACCAATTGCTATATTCCCATCATTAAAATCATAGGCCGGATTATGTACCATGCATGTTCCAGGGGTATCGCCATTCCCAATAAAGAGATAGGAGCCAGGGATCTTTTCAAGCATAAATGCAAAATCTTCGCTACCAGAAAGAGCAGGGCCTTGACGAGTAATTGCCGCTGGTCCAAAAAAGTCAGTTGCCACATTCCTTGCAAACTCGGTTTCTGCAAGCGAATTTACTAGAACCGCATAGCCTTTACGCCAATTAATATTAGCTGTTAAGCCAAAACTTTCAGCCTGTGCCTTCACTAGATCTTTGATTCTTTTTTCAAGATCAATTCTTACTTGGGAATCTAATGCTCGAATACTTAATTCTAATTTTGCTAATCCAGGAATTACATTATTTGCATGACCTGCATTAAATGCGCCTACAGTAATTACAGCGGATTGTTGTGGATCGACATTTCTAGAAACAATCGTTTGCAAAGCCATAACGATTGATGATGCTGCAACGATGGGATCAGACGCCTTATGCGGCAGACCTCCGTGCCCACCAACCCCGCTAATCTCAATGGTTGCATAATCACTTGACGACATGGTAGGTCCATCTCGAAATACAAGATGGCCAACTGGATAACCTGGCATATTGTGTATTGCAAAAATAGAATCGCATGGAAAACGCTCAAACAAGCCATCTGCCATCATTCGCAACGCGCCCCCTCCACCCTCTTCGGCAGGTTGAAATATTAAATTCACCGTACCCGAGAAATTTTTCTTGACAGCTAATTCTTTTGCGGCTGCTAACAATATTGCTGTATGACCATCGTGACCACATGCGTGCATAACACCATGATTGCAACTGGTCCATTCCACTCCACTCGTCTCATGAATTGGCAGGGCATCCATATCAGCCCGCAAGCCAATGGACATCTCGCCAATGCCATTTTTTAAGACGCCTACTACGCCAGTACCACCAATACCCTCGTGAACCTCATAACCCCAAGATTTCAGCTTTTCTGCAACTAAAGTAGCGGTTCTATGCTCCTCAAAAGCCAGCTCAGGATGTTGATGAATATCTCTTCTCAAAGAAATAAACTCATCAACCTCAATCAAAGCCAATTCGCTTGCTTGGTTCATTGATAAACCTACTTATTGAGGTTGAAGGTTGATTGATTTTGCGATTGCCCTAAATTGGGCTGTGCCATCACCATATACTTTGTTCAACTCATTCAAGCTTAATGGTTTGGCTATTAACAAACTATTGGCATCAAGACTTGACTTTACTGTTGCATCATCAAGCACTTCAGCCAGAGCTTTATTGAGAGTTTGCACAACAGGCTCAGGAGTATCTTTTTTGACAAAATAACCAGTCCAGATTGAGTAAGTAAACCCTTTCAACCCTTTGCTCTCCGATATGGCTGGATAATCCTTCACACCTTCTAGACGCTTAGCATTGAGCATCGCGAGCAATTTAATTCTGCCTTGCTTTGCTAGCTCGTCATGAGACTTGCCATAGGGCGCCAAGAAAAAATCAATTTGACCACCAATTAAATCCTGCAAAGCAGGTCCAGCACCTTTATAAGGAACATGAGTCATGGGAATCTTTGTTTCTCTGGAAAGCTGCTCACCCAATAAGTGATAGAAGGATCCAGGACCAACACTTGCGTAAGAGAGGGGCTTGCCTTCTTGAGCCGCTTTCTTTGCATACGCCAAAAATGAATCAACATCCTTTACTGGCATATCACTTCTGACTAAGAACGCTATTTGCGCAGATCCTATCATTTGCACCAAACGAAAATCTTCGCTCTTAAACTTGATCGCAGAGTTCGCTAATGGGCCAAGGATTAATTCATTGGGAGAACCCTGCAAAACTAAATATCCATCCGCAGGACTATTGAGTACTTTTTGAGCGGCAATTCCGCCACTTGCTCCACCAATATTTTCAACAATGACAGCCTCTCCCAATTTTTTGGAAAGTGCTGGGCTAACAATGCGTGCAATCACATCAGATACTCCGCCAGCTGGATAAGGAACAACCAGGCTCACCGGCTTATTGGGATAAGTCTGAGCAATAGCAACAGAAGCGACTGTCAGAGAACATAAAGCCGAGGCTAAGAATTTGACCAATTTCATCTTGGAACCCTTTTAATTGAATATAGAAGCAATTCTAGATAGCGACATATGTAATGTCTAATGCATTCTGATACTATTTAATATAATTTAATGTAATAGAAAAATGGGGGCTGTATGACACTAACTCAATTAAGGCATATGAGCGAGCTAGCAAAAACGGGCTCCTTTATCAAATCCTCCGAAAACCTCTTTGTTACCCAACCCGCTCTAAGCAGAAGCATTAAATCTTTAGAGGACGAGCTTGGCGCAAAGCTCTTTGATCGTCAAGGTAGACAAACTACTCTGACTGCATTCGGTGAAGAAATATTGCGACGCTCCCAAATTCTGCTTGATCTAGCTAAAGACATAAAAGAAACCAACCGAAACTTTAAGAATGGCTTGAGTGGTCAAATTAGAATCGGGATGGGATCGGGACCCGGCGCTCTTTTAATGACTCAATTACTAAAGCATGTTGCGGTGAATTTCCCCCACTTACATATTGAGATTGCAAGAGGAAAGACCGGAATGCTCATTGAATCTTTACGAGCCCGAAAGTTAGATGCCTTAATTATTAATGCCCGATCCATGAAACCATCACAAGACTTGAAGATGGAAATTATTCACGAGACTCCAGGCGCCTTCATGGTTAGAAAAGGCCACCCTTTACGAAAACTCAAAAAGATCACAATCGATGATCTCAGAAAGTATCCAATTGCCTCTACAGCGCTCAGCGAGGAGACAGAAAAGACCATCATCGATAGATATGGTAAGGACGCAAATCTTGATAACTTAGTCAACATTAAGTGTAGTGAGATATCCAGCTTAGTTGAAGTGACGGAGCAAAGTAATACCATCTTGTTAGCAATTCGAAACTCCGCTCCTGAGCTTGAGGAAATTGTGGTTTCACCCCCGCTAGATGCAACTGCCCGATTTGGATTTGTTACCATTGAGAATAGAACTGAATCTCCCCTCTTGCGACATGTCAGAGATTTTATTGAAAAAGATCTCAACCAGAGACCTAATAACATCTCCATTCATAAAAGTTAAAAAAACCCACCTTATCAGGTGGGTCCAAATTTTTTTGGAGATTTATATTGATAGTTAAAAGGTATGACGAACACCAACAGCGTAATTGCTAATCGCAGCGTTTACAAGAATTCCATTCGTAGCGATTCCTGTAGAGACTATCGTTTGTCCGTACATTGCATATAAATTAGTACGCTTGCTTAACCAGTAATTTGAGCCTAGCTGAAAGCCGGTAAAGTTTGCAGTTGGTGAACCGGGACCCATTTCTGTATAACGACCCAATCCAGCTGAAGCCCAGCCTTCAATAGTTGGCGTAATGAAGCCTCTAACACCTAATTGCTCAGCTGCTCGACCCAAATAATAGCTAGAAGAAAGGCTTGAAGTTGCCTTTCTTGTTAAATACTGAGCATAGGCCTTTAAGAACCCAAAATCATACGTTCCTGCCACATAAAATTGATTATCCTGAACATTTAGAGCATTCCCAGCAGTATTAGGTAGTGTGCCGGTATTGGTAGCGGCATTAGTCCAAGGAGCAGAATCGGTAATTGATGTAACTGCAGTAGTTTGTTGCTTCAAAGCCTGGTAAGCAGCAGTTATATAAAGACTCTTATATGTGTAATCGGCTGCTAATCCCCAACCATTGGCATTCACATTACCACCTGTTACAGCGTTGCTAGTAGTAGTTTGTGATTGATTCTTATTGTTTAGCGAATAAATTCCGCTCGCAGTAAATCCATAGAAATTATCAGTCTTAAATGACAAAGTATTTGCGGTACGTGCAGTAAATCCAATGGCGGTTGTACCTGCACTTGCACTACCAACTCCTTGAGTACTCGCATAGATAAGGTTACCAGTAATATTGTTTAGGTTACCAGGATCAGTTACTAAGGCCGCCTTGAATATAGGCGTATATTGCAATCCAATCGCCCCTTCTCCAAGGCCATTTTTTCTAAGACCTAGAAAAGTCTGGCGATTAAAGAATCCCGCATTTGCGCTACCCGATACAGTTGGATCCTGGGGATATAGCTGCATTTCGGTTGTAAAAAAAGCGGAACTGCCACCCCCCAAATCCTCAAGGCCTTTAAAGCCCAATCGGCTGGAGCTCTCTGCATTTTGTCCAAATAGGTTAACAGTGGTTTTTGATTGGGCGCCATTGCTTGCCACAGTTGCAGACCTCACATTACCACCTACATAACCAGTATCCAAAATACCGTAAATCGTTACAGAGGATTGAGCATGAGCTAC
Encoded here:
- a CDS encoding M20 aminoacylase family protein; translated protein: MNQASELALIEVDEFISLRRDIHQHPELAFEEHRTATLVAEKLKSWGYEVHEGIGGTGVVGVLKNGIGEMSIGLRADMDALPIHETSGVEWTSCNHGVMHACGHDGHTAILLAAAKELAVKKNFSGTVNLIFQPAEEGGGGALRMMADGLFERFPCDSIFAIHNMPGYPVGHLVFRDGPTMSSSDYATIEISGVGGHGGLPHKASDPIVAASSIVMALQTIVSRNVDPQQSAVITVGAFNAGHANNVIPGLAKLELSIRALDSQVRIDLEKRIKDLVKAQAESFGLTANINWRKGYAVLVNSLAETEFARNVATDFFGPAAITRQGPALSGSEDFAFMLEKIPGSYLFIGNGDTPGTCMVHNPAYDFNDGNIAIGATFWCELVRQYLKV
- a CDS encoding tripartite tricarboxylate transporter substrate binding protein, which encodes MKLVKFLASALCSLTVASVAIAQTYPNKPVSLVVPYPAGGVSDVIARIVSPALSKKLGEAVIVENIGGASGGIAAQKVLNSPADGYLVLQGSPNELILGPLANSAIKFKSEDFRLVQMIGSAQIAFLVRSDMPVKDVDSFLAYAKKAAQEGKPLSYASVGPGSFYHLLGEQLSRETKIPMTHVPYKGAGPALQDLIGGQIDFFLAPYGKSHDELAKQGRIKLLAMLNAKRLEGVKDYPAISESKGLKGFTYSIWTGYFVKKDTPEPVVQTLNKALAEVLDDATVKSSLDANSLLIAKPLSLNELNKVYGDGTAQFRAIAKSINLQPQ
- a CDS encoding LysR family transcriptional regulator, whose amino-acid sequence is MTLTQLRHMSELAKTGSFIKSSENLFVTQPALSRSIKSLEDELGAKLFDRQGRQTTLTAFGEEILRRSQILLDLAKDIKETNRNFKNGLSGQIRIGMGSGPGALLMTQLLKHVAVNFPHLHIEIARGKTGMLIESLRARKLDALIINARSMKPSQDLKMEIIHETPGAFMVRKGHPLRKLKKITIDDLRKYPIASTALSEETEKTIIDRYGKDANLDNLVNIKCSEISSLVEVTEQSNTILLAIRNSAPELEEIVVSPPLDATARFGFVTIENRTESPLLRHVRDFIEKDLNQRPNNISIHKS
- a CDS encoding porin, whose translation is MKKLALSALTSFAIGGVAHAQSSVTIYGILDTGYVGGNVRSATVASNGAQSKTTVNLFGQNAESSSRLGFKGLEDLGGGSSAFFTTEMQLYPQDPTVSGSANAGFFNRQTFLGLRKNGLGEGAIGLQYTPIFKAALVTDPGNLNNITGNLIYASTQGVGSASAGTTAIGFTARTANTLSFKTDNFYGFTASGIYSLNNKNQSQTTTSNAVTGGNVNANGWGLAADYTYKSLYITAAYQALKQQTTAVTSITDSAPWTNAATNTGTLPNTAGNALNVQDNQFYVAGTYDFGFLKAYAQYLTRKATSSLSSSYYLGRAAEQLGVRGFITPTIEGWASAGLGRYTEMGPGSPTANFTGFQLGSNYWLSKRTNLYAMYGQTIVSTGIATNGILVNAAISNYAVGVRHTF